From a region of the Latilactobacillus sakei genome:
- a CDS encoding LacI family transcriptional regulator, with protein MGEVNVVRKVTIKDVAALAQTSVTTVSLILNNKGQRFSAETIARVRAAREKLSYEPDYFAQNMVNKETKTIAVLVPDINNPFFSQFIQGVEEVAYQYDFIPLIYSAGQNNQKVNYYLKELVRRNVDGFILAVSHIEEETLEGHLKQRKIPYILLDQSEKQHQSDEIAVADTEGGRMAANYLIGKGHRQIGIVLPEQRAWNIEQRFIGYQAALVSQQITVNPDWQITTPLSKEGGYQVAQQVIDSGVSAVFAVNDELAIGLARGLAELGHAVPESISIIGYDDIDWCEYVTPRLTTIKQPILALGQEATRLLLNRIEKPTLGMQQKMLPVELVERDSVQAQ; from the coding sequence ATGGGGGAAGTTAACGTGGTACGAAAAGTAACGATTAAAGATGTCGCTGCCTTGGCCCAAACATCGGTGACAACTGTTTCACTAATTTTAAATAATAAGGGTCAACGCTTTAGTGCAGAGACGATTGCCCGGGTAAGAGCAGCGCGTGAAAAACTCAGCTATGAACCGGATTATTTTGCCCAGAATATGGTCAATAAGGAAACCAAAACAATTGCGGTTTTAGTACCGGATATCAATAATCCTTTTTTTAGTCAGTTTATTCAAGGGGTTGAAGAAGTCGCCTATCAGTACGATTTTATTCCGTTGATTTATAGTGCGGGCCAGAATAATCAGAAGGTTAATTATTATCTGAAAGAGCTGGTCCGACGAAATGTCGATGGGTTTATTTTGGCGGTTTCACATATTGAAGAAGAAACGCTAGAGGGCCACTTGAAACAACGTAAAATACCGTATATTTTGTTAGATCAATCGGAAAAACAACATCAAAGTGATGAAATCGCTGTGGCGGATACCGAAGGCGGCCGAATGGCGGCTAATTATCTAATTGGAAAAGGGCATCGTCAAATTGGGATCGTGTTGCCAGAACAGCGGGCTTGGAATATCGAGCAGCGTTTTATTGGGTACCAAGCAGCCTTGGTTAGTCAGCAAATCACGGTTAATCCGGATTGGCAAATAACGACCCCCTTATCTAAAGAGGGGGGCTATCAAGTGGCCCAACAGGTGATTGATAGTGGGGTCTCTGCGGTCTTTGCCGTCAATGATGAGTTGGCGATTGGCTTAGCACGGGGGTTAGCCGAATTAGGTCATGCGGTACCAGAGTCAATTTCAATTATTGGTTACGATGATATTGATTGGTGTGAATACGTCACACCGCGACTAACCACTATTAAACAACCGATTTTGGCGTTGGGCCAAGAAGCGACCCGCTTGTTGTTAAATCGGATTGAAAAACCCACGTTAGGGATGCAACAAAAAATGTTACCAGTTGAATTGGTTGAACGAGATAGTGTTCAAGCGCAATAA
- a CDS encoding PadR family transcriptional regulator, translating to MYELLMLSALMSRNMSGYKLRIILENAMLPRRKISNGVLYPLLDKLENKGCIGFDEADQDSRGTKIAHITEEGRRYFAELMAKPVAHDAKWDDAYRFKMRGMHYIDSEEQISILQDYRNELAEDLHVYLGVKNHLTDLRDEEGTNTNYYQWQVRSMDFVITTLKAKVDWLEAQIKEIEKMEIVK from the coding sequence ATGTATGAATTGCTGATGTTATCAGCCTTAATGAGTCGGAATATGTCGGGCTATAAGTTGCGGATTATCTTGGAAAATGCCATGCTGCCCAGACGGAAAATCTCAAATGGGGTTTTGTATCCGTTGTTAGATAAATTGGAAAACAAAGGCTGCATTGGTTTTGATGAAGCTGATCAGGATTCACGGGGCACAAAGATTGCGCACATCACGGAAGAAGGCCGGCGCTATTTTGCTGAATTAATGGCTAAACCAGTCGCTCATGATGCGAAGTGGGATGACGCTTATCGCTTTAAGATGCGCGGAATGCACTATATCGATTCCGAAGAACAAATCAGCATTTTACAAGACTACCGCAATGAGTTAGCTGAAGATTTACATGTCTATCTGGGTGTCAAAAACCATCTAACAGATTTGCGGGATGAAGAGGGGACCAATACTAATTATTATCAGTGGCAGGTTCGCTCAATGGATTTTGTAATCACCACGCTTAAAGCAAAGGTCGACTGGCTCGAAGCCCAAATAAAAGAGATCGAGAAAATGGAGATAGTAAAATGA
- a CDS encoding MFS transporter has product MKKTTNRWIALVAMSLGVFMGLLDVTVVNVALPSMAVDFKTTFSNLQWVLNAYTLMYAVSLLIVSKLGDMFGRKKIFIMSMILFTAASVVNGLAPNLLVLDIGRAVQAIGGSGMMSLSMALVASNFEGRERGTALGILGSVIGFSTAIGPLVGGFLVESFGWPSIFFVNLPVGIISVYLVIRNVKETPAYGAGESIDFMGMFLSAIGLFSGIYGLIQKEQHMHWAWTDMRIMGWLVAAVLILALFVFVELKAKAPMMNLTLLTNRHFVGVVILAFSLGAGIFALAAYQTSLMQNYMGYSAFSTGVHQLPMSLWSLVLGPFTGVLGYRFGKKWLIAFGFTVSALGLLIFRQVTTTDFTYMQLLPLLALTGLGNAIINPMINTAAMDNINPQEIGMASGLLNVFRQIGITVGVVILGLSQTNAYESSLSTGFSGSSIPKAAATGIHQALVEAGAFSGHAIAWGQQLVKTPYAAKVQQMVITAFDKGMIAVVTTSLVLMVIAILAALFLLKETKSVDQKPQK; this is encoded by the coding sequence ATGAAAAAAACAACAAATCGTTGGATAGCGCTGGTCGCTATGAGCCTAGGGGTCTTTATGGGACTACTAGATGTCACCGTCGTTAATGTGGCTTTGCCCAGTATGGCGGTTGATTTTAAAACCACTTTCAGTAACTTACAATGGGTCTTGAACGCCTATACGTTAATGTATGCGGTCAGCTTGTTAATTGTTTCCAAATTAGGGGACATGTTCGGGCGCAAGAAAATTTTTATTATGAGTATGATTTTATTCACGGCCGCTTCTGTCGTTAACGGACTGGCACCAAACTTATTGGTATTGGATATTGGTCGTGCGGTTCAAGCAATTGGTGGCTCTGGGATGATGAGTTTATCGATGGCGCTAGTGGCATCGAACTTTGAAGGGCGTGAACGGGGAACAGCACTGGGGATTTTAGGCTCCGTCATTGGTTTTTCAACTGCCATCGGACCTTTGGTGGGAGGCTTTTTAGTCGAAAGTTTCGGTTGGCCATCAATTTTCTTCGTCAACTTACCAGTTGGGATTATTTCGGTTTACTTAGTGATTCGGAATGTTAAAGAAACACCAGCATATGGTGCAGGCGAATCAATCGATTTTATGGGGATGTTTTTATCAGCAATTGGTTTATTCTCCGGGATTTATGGCTTAATTCAAAAAGAACAACACATGCACTGGGCTTGGACCGACATGCGGATTATGGGGTGGTTAGTCGCTGCCGTGTTGATTCTAGCGCTCTTCGTTTTTGTGGAATTGAAAGCCAAAGCACCAATGATGAACTTGACGTTACTGACAAATCGCCATTTCGTGGGTGTTGTGATTTTGGCCTTCTCATTAGGGGCTGGCATTTTCGCCTTAGCCGCTTATCAAACGAGTTTGATGCAAAACTATATGGGATATTCAGCCTTTTCAACTGGTGTGCATCAATTACCAATGAGTCTATGGTCACTTGTCTTGGGACCATTCACCGGGGTATTAGGTTATAGATTTGGTAAAAAATGGCTGATTGCTTTTGGGTTTACAGTCTCGGCACTCGGTTTATTAATCTTTAGACAAGTGACCACGACCGATTTTACTTACATGCAATTATTACCGTTGCTTGCGCTAACTGGGTTAGGGAATGCGATTATCAATCCAATGATCAATACAGCGGCGATGGACAATATTAATCCTCAAGAAATCGGAATGGCCTCCGGTTTGTTGAACGTTTTCCGTCAAATTGGGATTACCGTGGGGGTCGTGATTCTCGGATTGTCACAAACAAACGCCTATGAGAGTAGCTTAAGTACTGGCTTTAGTGGGAGTTCAATCCCAAAGGCGGCAGCAACTGGGATTCACCAAGCATTAGTCGAAGCGGGTGCTTTTTCAGGGCATGCAATCGCATGGGGGCAGCAATTAGTGAAGACGCCGTATGCTGCCAAGGTGCAACAAATGGTGATCACAGCCTTTGACAAAGGGATGATCGCTGTGGTCACGACGTCCTTAGTTTTAATGGTAATTGCCATTTTAGCAGCACTCTTCTTATTAAAAGAAACAAAAAGTGTCGATCAAAAACCCCAAAAATAA
- a CDS encoding 2,3-diphosphoglycerate-dependent phosphoglycerate mutase, which produces MAKLVFIRHGQSEWNLSNQFTGWVDVNLSEEGVRQAQNAGALLKKEGILFDQAYTSVLTRAIKTLHYALEGSDQLWIPETKSWRLNERHYGALQGQNKAEAAEKWGDEQVHIWRRSYDTLPPLLDASDEGSAANDRRYAHLDPKAIPGGENLKVTLERVIPFWEDEIAPKLIDGQNIIVAAHGNSLRALTKYIENISDEDIMDVEMATGEPVVYELDENLNVVSKKKLN; this is translated from the coding sequence ATGGCTAAATTAGTTTTTATTCGTCACGGACAAAGTGAATGGAACTTATCAAACCAATTCACTGGTTGGGTTGATGTTAACTTAAGCGAAGAAGGCGTACGCCAAGCTCAAAACGCTGGTGCTTTATTGAAAAAAGAAGGCATCCTTTTTGACCAAGCTTACACATCAGTATTGACTCGTGCCATCAAGACATTACACTATGCACTTGAAGGTTCAGACCAATTATGGATTCCTGAAACAAAATCATGGCGCTTAAACGAACGTCATTATGGTGCATTACAAGGCCAAAACAAAGCTGAAGCAGCTGAAAAATGGGGCGACGAACAAGTTCACATCTGGCGTCGTTCATACGATACACTTCCTCCACTATTGGATGCAAGTGATGAAGGTTCAGCAGCAAACGACCGTCGTTACGCACACTTAGATCCAAAAGCGATTCCTGGTGGCGAAAACTTGAAGGTTACTTTGGAACGTGTTATCCCATTCTGGGAAGACGAAATCGCTCCAAAATTAATCGATGGCCAAAACATCATTGTTGCAGCTCACGGTAACTCACTACGCGCCTTAACAAAATACATTGAAAACATCTCTGATGAAGACATCATGGACGTTGAAATGGCAACCGGCGAACCAGTTGTTTACGAATTAGACGAAAACTTGAATGTTGTAAGCAAGAAGAAATTAAACTAA
- a CDS encoding ATP-dependent Clp protease ATP-binding subunit yields MANMYGNDPFFNNDMDDIFNQVFRRMGNSESARYVINGRELSPDEFAQYRATGKLPNREKEIEIKQNGEHALKKGGILEKLGRNLTQEARDGLLDPVIGRYNEIQETAEILSRRTKNNPILVGDAGVGKTAVVEGLAQEIVAGKVPEAIKDKEIYSIDLSSLEAGTQYRGSFEENIKNLIKEVKAAGNVILFFDEIHQILGIGSTGGEDGGKGLADIIKPALSRGELTVIGATTQDEYRNTILKNAALARRFNDVLVNEPSAADTVKILQGIKGLYEKHHHIELPDDVLKAAVDYSVQYIPQRTLPDKAIDLLDMTAAHLAAKRPETDKAKLAAELKQLEADKAAAVEAENYQAAEALKVKIEKIKAQLATDDQHAAEVIATVDDIAQSVERLTGIPVAKMGSNDIQRLKNLGQRLKDKVIGQDEAVEMVARAIRRNRAGFSEGNQPIGSFLFVGPTGVGKTELAKQLALDMFGNKEAIIRLDMSEYADRTAVSKLIGTTAGYVGYDDNSNTLTERVRRNPYSIVLFDEIEKADPQVLTLLLQVMDDGRLTDGQGNVIDFKNTVIIATSNAGFGNEKLTMNDQEDAKLLDKLAPYFRPEFLNRFNGIVEFTHLTKADLSQIVDLMLTNVEQTLAKKELTLVVSKEAKDWLMEEGYDEAMGARPLRRVIEQQIRDKVTDFYLDHADVKDLKADLVDDQIVIQAADSEN; encoded by the coding sequence ATGGCAAATATGTACGGAAATGATCCTTTTTTTAATAATGATATGGATGATATCTTCAATCAAGTTTTCAGAAGAATGGGTAATTCAGAGTCAGCGCGATATGTGATTAACGGACGAGAATTATCACCGGATGAGTTTGCTCAGTATCGGGCAACTGGTAAATTACCTAATCGAGAAAAAGAAATTGAAATTAAGCAAAATGGTGAACATGCCCTTAAAAAAGGTGGCATTCTTGAAAAATTAGGTCGAAACTTAACCCAAGAAGCACGGGATGGTTTATTAGATCCTGTGATTGGCCGGTATAATGAAATTCAAGAAACAGCTGAAATATTGAGTCGCCGGACTAAAAATAATCCCATTCTAGTTGGGGATGCAGGTGTTGGGAAGACCGCAGTGGTTGAAGGATTAGCACAAGAAATTGTGGCTGGAAAAGTACCGGAAGCCATTAAGGATAAAGAAATCTATTCAATCGATTTGTCCTCACTAGAAGCTGGGACACAATATCGTGGTTCATTTGAGGAAAATATTAAAAATTTAATTAAAGAAGTAAAAGCAGCCGGCAACGTTATTCTCTTTTTCGACGAAATTCATCAAATTTTAGGGATTGGTTCAACTGGTGGCGAAGATGGCGGCAAAGGGTTAGCCGATATTATCAAGCCAGCTTTATCACGTGGTGAGTTGACGGTCATCGGTGCGACAACCCAAGATGAATATCGCAACACGATTTTGAAAAATGCTGCATTAGCAAGACGATTTAACGATGTGCTGGTCAATGAACCTAGCGCAGCAGATACGGTTAAAATCTTACAGGGGATTAAAGGCTTGTATGAAAAACACCATCACATTGAACTACCAGATGACGTTTTGAAAGCGGCCGTTGACTATTCTGTTCAATATATTCCACAACGGACGTTGCCTGACAAGGCAATCGATTTATTAGATATGACTGCGGCTCATTTAGCAGCTAAACGCCCAGAAACAGATAAAGCTAAATTGGCGGCTGAACTTAAACAATTAGAAGCTGATAAAGCCGCAGCTGTCGAAGCGGAAAATTATCAAGCTGCTGAAGCGCTAAAAGTTAAAATTGAAAAAATTAAAGCGCAATTGGCAACCGATGATCAGCATGCGGCAGAAGTGATTGCGACTGTTGATGATATTGCGCAATCTGTTGAAAGATTAACCGGCATCCCGGTTGCCAAAATGGGGAGCAATGATATTCAACGCTTGAAGAACTTAGGCCAACGCTTAAAAGATAAGGTCATTGGGCAAGATGAAGCTGTTGAAATGGTAGCGCGGGCTATTCGCAGAAATCGAGCAGGTTTTTCGGAAGGTAATCAACCAATTGGGAGCTTCTTATTTGTTGGTCCAACTGGGGTTGGGAAAACCGAATTAGCAAAACAATTAGCCTTAGATATGTTTGGTAACAAAGAAGCGATTATCCGTTTGGATATGAGTGAATATGCTGACCGGACAGCTGTTTCCAAATTGATTGGGACGACAGCTGGCTATGTTGGGTATGACGATAACTCTAATACTTTAACCGAACGCGTTCGTCGTAATCCATATTCAATTGTCTTGTTCGATGAAATTGAAAAAGCTGATCCACAAGTTTTAACGTTATTACTACAAGTGATGGACGACGGTCGTTTAACGGATGGTCAAGGGAACGTAATCGACTTTAAGAACACGGTGATTATTGCGACATCTAATGCCGGTTTTGGCAATGAAAAATTAACCATGAATGACCAAGAAGATGCTAAATTATTAGATAAGTTAGCACCATACTTCAGACCAGAATTCTTAAACCGTTTTAACGGGATTGTTGAATTTACGCATTTAACGAAAGCTGACTTATCACAAATTGTGGATTTAATGTTAACCAATGTTGAACAAACATTAGCTAAAAAAGAATTGACCTTAGTTGTTTCAAAAGAAGCTAAGGATTGGTTGATGGAAGAAGGCTATGATGAAGCAATGGGAGCTCGTCCATTGAGACGGGTTATTGAACAACAAATCCGAGATAAAGTGACTGATTTTTATCTCGACCATGCAGATGTCAAAGACTTAAAGGCCGATTTAGTTGATGATCAAATAGTCATTCAGGCAGCTGACTCTGAAAACTAA
- a CDS encoding DUF1361 domain-containing protein has product MSKKVLTIHAIILLFFALILLYQSRFAFLIWNIILALVPFDLSLLCRLFKTSRWRYLIAAIWLLFFPNALYMITDFSHLSSIGVGLSTAFQFVEYAILAGGIFIGVTLGLTSLFILYPLFIPNHQRLINQAVTFGILSVCSSVAIYIGRFLRINSWDVFYQLHTTLSSVFSILNQSDFWIFVIAFSILQLILMLMGYQLAQSDDL; this is encoded by the coding sequence TTGTCCAAAAAAGTTCTGACGATTCATGCTATTATCCTGCTCTTTTTCGCGTTGATTTTACTCTATCAAAGTCGGTTTGCCTTCTTAATTTGGAACATCATTTTAGCGCTAGTACCGTTTGATCTGAGTTTACTTTGTCGGTTATTTAAAACCAGTCGTTGGCGCTACTTAATCGCAGCGATTTGGCTCCTCTTTTTCCCCAACGCGCTCTATATGATTACTGATTTCAGTCACCTGTCATCCATTGGGGTTGGCTTGAGTACCGCCTTCCAATTTGTGGAATACGCGATCTTAGCTGGTGGAATTTTTATCGGTGTTACCTTAGGACTGACAAGTCTCTTCATCCTTTATCCACTGTTTATCCCCAACCATCAACGCCTCATTAATCAAGCCGTGACCTTCGGTATTTTGAGTGTTTGTTCCTCCGTTGCCATTTATATTGGCCGCTTTTTACGGATTAACTCCTGGGACGTTTTCTACCAATTGCACACAACGCTTTCAAGTGTGTTTAGCATCTTGAATCAATCTGATTTTTGGATTTTCGTCATTGCATTTTCAATCCTACAACTGATATTGATGTTAATGGGCTATCAACTGGCACAAAGCGATGACCTGTAA
- a CDS encoding choloylglycine hydrolase: MCTSLTYSTVDGHHFLARTMDFSFELNGNPLFLPRQYQWQPVLEKHAVQNQYALMGAGAKLGDQYLVADGFNEHGLGCAELYFAHEAIYEPQPVSDKLNLVAEEFIVWVLGNHQSLEEVAADLDNVRIIESDQGVMGANQPLHWILSDRSGKTMVIEPRGAGLQLIDDPVGVMTNTPDLDWHLKNLSNYLNLQPQPFTERPFGNYQAGPFSQGTGTQALPGSYTPPDRFVRAAYSRQYMPEANNVSEGVNHILHILDNVTIPKGVNIGSGGSSDYTQYQGISGLNNLAYYMVNYDNRHVYQTNLTSDLIENQKEPLIYVLPQGQQNTLLN; the protein is encoded by the coding sequence ATGTGTACAAGTCTCACTTATTCAACCGTTGATGGACATCATTTTTTAGCAAGAACTATGGATTTTTCATTTGAATTAAATGGTAATCCATTATTTTTACCGCGCCAATATCAATGGCAACCAGTTTTAGAAAAGCACGCCGTTCAAAATCAATATGCGTTGATGGGCGCCGGAGCCAAACTAGGTGACCAATATTTGGTTGCTGATGGGTTTAACGAACATGGATTAGGGTGTGCTGAGTTATATTTTGCGCATGAAGCAATCTATGAACCACAACCAGTATCTGATAAATTGAATTTGGTAGCTGAAGAATTTATTGTATGGGTTTTAGGTAATCATCAAAGTTTAGAAGAAGTGGCTGCTGATTTGGATAATGTTCGGATTATTGAGAGTGATCAAGGCGTAATGGGCGCCAATCAGCCACTCCATTGGATATTATCAGATCGTTCTGGTAAAACAATGGTGATTGAACCCCGGGGAGCTGGGCTTCAGTTAATTGATGATCCAGTCGGGGTGATGACCAACACACCAGATTTAGATTGGCATCTTAAAAATTTGAGTAATTATTTGAATTTACAACCCCAACCCTTTACTGAGCGGCCATTTGGTAATTATCAAGCAGGTCCTTTTAGCCAAGGAACGGGCACACAAGCGTTGCCGGGTAGTTATACACCACCAGATCGGTTTGTGCGGGCTGCTTATAGTCGGCAATATATGCCTGAAGCTAATAACGTGTCTGAAGGTGTTAACCATATTTTGCATATCTTAGATAACGTCACAATTCCCAAAGGTGTTAATATCGGTTCAGGTGGCAGTTCAGATTATACCCAATATCAAGGCATCAGCGGACTCAATAATTTAGCCTATTATATGGTCAATTATGATAACCGTCATGTTTATCAAACTAATTTAACCAGTGATCTTATCGAGAATCAAAAAGAACCGCTGATATATGTTTTGCCACAAGGACAGCAAAATACACTGCTCAATTAA